Proteins from a single region of Hymenobacter monticola:
- a CDS encoding MobC family plasmid mobilization relaxosome protein: protein MAKPAVNSSEEPKPKRLGGRPKKEPGEKLKSVTTHVSAARYDELQEGAVAVRQPISQFVRPLVEAGVKVRKRPVLQLTVEQDGYLRQLAGMANNLNQLSKRAHQSGFAAVAQEVEAQAATLDRLLDYFADVV from the coding sequence ATGGCTAAACCTGCTGTTAATTCATCGGAAGAACCGAAGCCCAAGCGGTTGGGCGGCCGGCCCAAAAAGGAGCCAGGCGAGAAGCTGAAAAGCGTCACGACTCACGTATCCGCCGCTCGTTACGACGAGTTGCAGGAGGGCGCGGTGGCGGTGCGGCAACCCATTTCGCAGTTCGTCCGGCCGTTGGTGGAAGCGGGTGTGAAGGTTCGGAAGCGGCCGGTCTTACAGCTCACGGTTGAGCAGGACGGGTACTTGCGGCAGCTGGCGGGCATGGCCAATAACCTCAACCAACTGAGCAAGCGGGCGCACCAGAGCGGGTTCGCCGCCGTGGCCCAGGAGGTGGAGGCGCAGGCCGCGACGTTGGACCGGTTGCTGGACTATTTCGCCGACGTGGTATGA
- a CDS encoding relaxase/mobilization nuclease domain-containing protein, protein MISRTSIGRSFGGVVRYQFAGRKEQPSDKQAEVLAAVGVRADSAAHMSADFNRGRQLNPNLGHAVWHTSLSFNPDDAATLDSAKMLAVAEGYVQKMGLDKTQYAIIRHHDQPDNQHLHIIANRVGDDGQTVKDGQNFYRSKQALKELIQEHGLTPPRGLRADKQHPAQLQGAELTKHELRQALHQALATAPDRPALLVALQAQQISAREFANKSGEVTGISFEKDGTVFKGSQLGRGYSLAGITQQLAANQAAQQAAQEQAARHRQEAGQLAQRQEAEQQAAQAAKGPELPAVERKWQADYRAYTAELAQRNAPIQARNKIIDSYSAYLQQHPNEAGIAVVVQAMKGDPRTAALKAELDRQVAARATHAKQWADSYGQQAALEKQAEGGFFGKNAASREAEEKLKFLTEKDRPLPGLLAPALLEFARAAKAADRPAPAVGFAARAYYQPEHAGLSLTEYAAKREAERRLVVRVHEPVGESQAAGRAAALQRSLTSKGATVSARATVDAQGNRVIELAVQYSVQQPRHELKDIGVTLDWAADRKGYEVQERAADRAQRQAPGQREAQQAKSRTQGPRRDQSTGIA, encoded by the coding sequence ATGATAAGCCGGACGAGTATCGGGCGCAGCTTCGGCGGGGTGGTGCGCTACCAGTTCGCGGGCCGCAAGGAGCAGCCCAGCGACAAGCAGGCCGAGGTGCTGGCGGCCGTCGGGGTGCGGGCCGACAGTGCGGCCCACATGAGCGCGGACTTCAACCGGGGCCGGCAGCTGAACCCGAATCTCGGGCACGCCGTGTGGCACACGTCGCTGAGCTTTAACCCCGACGATGCGGCCACACTCGACAGCGCGAAGATGCTGGCCGTTGCCGAAGGCTACGTGCAGAAGATGGGGCTCGACAAGACGCAGTACGCCATCATCCGGCACCACGACCAGCCCGACAACCAGCACCTGCACATCATCGCCAACCGGGTGGGCGACGACGGGCAGACCGTCAAGGACGGGCAGAACTTCTACCGCTCGAAGCAGGCCTTGAAAGAGCTGATTCAGGAGCACGGCCTGACCCCGCCCCGGGGACTGCGGGCCGACAAGCAGCACCCGGCGCAGCTGCAAGGGGCGGAGCTGACGAAGCACGAGCTGCGGCAGGCGCTGCACCAGGCGCTGGCCACGGCCCCCGACCGGCCGGCGCTGCTGGTCGCCTTGCAGGCCCAGCAGATTAGCGCCCGCGAGTTCGCCAACAAGTCCGGCGAGGTGACGGGCATCAGCTTCGAGAAGGACGGGACCGTGTTCAAGGGCTCGCAGCTGGGGCGCGGGTACAGCCTGGCGGGCATTACCCAGCAGCTCGCGGCGAACCAAGCCGCGCAGCAGGCCGCCCAGGAGCAGGCGGCGCGCCACCGGCAGGAAGCGGGGCAGCTGGCCCAGCGTCAGGAGGCCGAGCAGCAGGCCGCGCAGGCCGCAAAAGGGCCGGAGCTACCGGCCGTCGAGCGCAAATGGCAGGCGGACTACCGGGCGTATACCGCCGAGCTGGCCCAGCGAAACGCCCCCATTCAGGCCCGTAATAAGATTATCGACTCGTACAGTGCCTATTTGCAGCAGCATCCGAACGAGGCAGGAATCGCCGTCGTGGTGCAGGCCATGAAGGGCGACCCGCGCACGGCGGCGCTGAAGGCCGAGCTGGACCGCCAGGTGGCCGCCCGGGCGACGCACGCGAAGCAGTGGGCTGACAGCTACGGCCAGCAAGCGGCGTTGGAAAAACAGGCAGAAGGGGGCTTCTTTGGCAAAAACGCGGCTTCCCGGGAGGCGGAGGAAAAGTTGAAGTTTCTGACCGAAAAGGACCGGCCCCTGCCCGGCCTGCTGGCCCCTGCCCTGCTCGAATTTGCCCGCGCCGCCAAAGCGGCCGACCGTCCGGCCCCCGCCGTGGGGTTTGCCGCCCGCGCCTATTACCAGCCCGAGCACGCGGGCCTGAGCTTGACGGAGTACGCCGCCAAGCGCGAGGCCGAACGACGGCTGGTGGTGCGCGTGCACGAGCCGGTAGGCGAGAGTCAGGCCGCCGGCCGCGCCGCTGCGTTGCAGCGCAGCTTGACGAGTAAAGGCGCCACCGTGTCCGCGCGTGCTACCGTTGATGCCCAAGGCAATCGCGTAATCGAGCTAGCCGTGCAGTACAGTGTGCAGCAGCCCCGCCACGAATTGAAAGACATCGGCGTGACGCTGGATTGGGCCGCCGACCGGAAAGGGTATGAGGTGCAGGAGCGCGCGGCCGACCGGGCGCAGCGCCAGGCCCCCGGCCAGCGGGAGGCGCAGCAGGCGAAATCCCGCACCCAAGGGCCGCGTCGGGACCAGAGCACGGGAATAGCGTAA
- a CDS encoding antitoxin VbhA family protein yields the protein MAADERFGPAEQTPAQRQALLDEVEALKAAQGLPPLSPFGQRLYQRYVAGELSLAECSAQLRQHYGRA from the coding sequence ATGGCAGCAGACGAGCGTTTTGGTCCCGCTGAGCAAACCCCGGCGCAGCGCCAGGCGCTACTCGATGAAGTGGAGGCCCTCAAAGCCGCCCAGGGCCTGCCCCCGTTGAGCCCGTTCGGCCAGCGGCTCTACCAACGCTACGTGGCGGGCGAGCTGAGCCTGGCTGAGTGCAGCGCGCAGCTGCGCCAGCACTACGGCCGGGCGTAG